Sequence from the Cololabis saira isolate AMF1-May2022 chromosome 9, fColSai1.1, whole genome shotgun sequence genome:
ACTCTCTCATACAAACTATATTCTCTTGTCTTTGCTACCGTTTTTTCATATCCATTTATTTCTCTTACATTACTTAACACTAAATTTTCACATCATCCATCTGCCTGTAATTTTATGTAGCTGTTCATTtccaccttttcttttttaattttttttatttcaggaagcTAGAGATTCACTCACAAATGCCCCAGTATCAAGTAATGAAGCATCCAAAGACAACAGAGATGCAGCAAAGATGCCCGGAGGTGTGCTGGACTTCAGCAGTGAGAGTGAAACAGAGGAGGAGCTGCGAGGGCTTAAAAGAAAGGCCTCAAACCTGGGCACCGATGGTGGCAACAAGAGTGGGAAAACAACCACTAGTCCTGGCCAAATTAGTCTCCTCCAGCACGGTTTCTCCACACTCCTCCAAAGGGTCAAAGACGCACCTGTGTttgaggaaggggacagtagtTCGAGTACTGACGGAAACTTTTTCAAGGAAGATGCTGAGGATGAAAAGATAATGGGTAACTCCACTGGCATCTCTAAGACTTCCAATACGGAGAATTTTCCTGTCTGTCTTCCCAGATCGGGAACAAAAAACGGTGACACATCTATTGGCTCAGAAAGGAAACGTGGAGATCCTGGAGAGAAGAGGTTCCGGTTGAAAGACGGTGATTATACTGCAGGAAAGGAGCAAGGCCTGACAAATAAAAGAAGAGCCCTGGATGAGGAGAGTGATGACAATTCTTCACCAGAGAAAGTTGCCCAAATCTGTAACTTAGAGGGTTACTCAGATGAATCTGAGGATTTGGACCTGGAGGCAAAGAAGGGTGCTTCAAGTTCAAAGAACAGGGGAGAGGACAGAGGAAAAGGAAAGCAAGACGGCAGCAAAATAAGACAAACTGCAAGCATGAGAGACAAGGCAAGATCGAAATACACAAAAGACATAGAGACATTCACATCTTCAGAGGATGAACTCTCAACTCCTCCGACTGGGAGACGAGCAGGAATACCTGGAGGTGTTTCTTTTACAAGCCTGAAAAGTGAAACtcgaaaggagaaagaaaagattGGAAGCATTGACAGTTTACTAGGTTAGTTAGGTTCAGCATTTTAGTTTCAAAATAGTTTAATTGAATGTAGTTTCAGCATTAATGATGTGTGTGTTTCTTCGAAGGAGGCGTAAAGGAGGTGGTGTTTACGCACTCTAACCAGCGCGTGGTGGGAGGGAGCAAAGCAGAGGAGCTGATCAGCAGGGCTGCTGTACGGGATGTGTTTGAACGCAAAATGTACTCGCAGCTTCCGGCAAATAACTTCCTGACTACCCAGgaggtgtgtttaaaaaaaaaaaaagatactacTGTGTTCTAGTATTTCTGCCAGCACACATACGGTATTGATGATGTAGTTTGTGACGCCATCCCAGTCCAAACATCAATGCTTCTGCACACTTGTATCTGTCCTGATTGCACAATCTCAGCCACCAGTACTGACTAATGGAAGGAGACAATGAGCATATTAAGCAGTTCACTCTGGGTAGCCTTAATCGTTCTGAGGGAGTTAGTTTGTCGGGTTTGCTGATTGTGACCAGAACACCTCTTGCAGCACTTCCAATCCAAACACAGTCGTGCATGCGAGATGTTCTTCAGAAGAGTGCAGACACCTCTAGATTAAAATGACTTAATTGAGTTTACGAAATCCTAAGTGAGGAACTTTAGAATAACTGCCATAATTGAAAGTTTAGACTTAAactttacaaaataaaacattttttccacCCTTGTTTGGATGCAACAGAGCCCGTCAGTGAGCCAACCAGACAGTCCACCTTGTTCTGCTGCCGCTGTAATGCCCCAGAGGCCGGCCGTGGATCATCCAGTCACCTTCACCAATAAGACCGTGCACGACAAAGGACACGCCACCGTCATCATCGGAGAGACTCCCAAAGCCATACGCAGGTAGTGAGACTCACTCGCAGTTGTGACAAAGTCAAAACCGCGGTAAGATTGATGAAAAAGGAAAGTAGGCTGTTGAAAACACCCATGAACAGATTTACCACGGGAGGCAAAAAGCTGAGGTAAAAGAGGATGGGATAGAGGTGGCGGGCAGGCATGGCGAAGGATAAATAACTCTAGATAAGGGAGGGAAAAAGGAATATGAACTGAGGTGGAAAGGGGGAGCTGAACATGTGGAGTAattgcgagggaaggaaagaagagaggaattCCTGGAACTGTTGGGAAGTGTGCCAAAACCCACCCCAGTTACAGTGTTGAGCGCCCCCACCTGGGCctaaataagtgtgtgtgtgagtgtgtgtgattaGTGAGAGACCACCTCTGAGCTTTCCCTTCCACCTATTTCCCAGCATCATGCCAAAGATTACCCAGTTATGATGGGGCCAAACGGTGCAGGAGTTTTCCTTTTCACAACTACAGGCCTCCTGGGATTAAGCAAAAATGATTGCCTGAGGACTTCCAAACCCACTCGgatacacacacaaagacacacgCACACCCAAACTTTATACATTTACATTCACTCACAGATGCTTAGTATTCATACACAACTCTGCCGTACAGCATCACCTTAGCCCTCCCCCCAAACACGCAGgctcagacacacagacaccttTATGGCTCCGGCCTCTCTCCTCCATGGGGAAGGCTGTATCTCTGCCCAGAGGCTTGCAGCGGGgggaatacacacacacacacacactagttaTATTGATATCGCCTCAATTAACCACACAGTTTAATGATTTAAATCTGCATGCACGTCAGCTTTTACTGccgttacttttatttatcgTTTTTCCAGCGAAAGCCTCAAATGGGGGTAACACCAGCATAATGTTGGTGCACCACCAGCGACTTAAAAGTATTTCTGTCCCTGAGCCTGATTAGACCAACGTTTTAATGACTGCCCAGGAGCTCAGGAAAAACACCTACGCTGCTGTCTGGATATGAGCCGGAATATGTGGAGAGCTATTCATCTTGGGTCAGGCCCGACAGACCCGCAGAATGTCTGAATAATAGTGTAGGCCTTGAGGCTTTTCAAAGATGTTGCTTTATGTCTAATTTGAAGTAGCTCACGAGCGCAGAGTTCTGGACTTGTGCTAACTTTGCATGTGTGAGTATAGGTTTAGCTTGCAGCATATTATTAGGTGAGCCGACCGATGAAAATATTTGACTATGTTCTCGCCTGTGCTTTGTGTAGGCAGCAGCTGGAAGAAATGGCAGAGAAATTCAGAATCCCTTCTGTCCATCAGTTTGCCGTTGAAATTCTCAGAAGAGACTCGACTCAGAGACTCGCCTGGTTACGTCAGTATTACACCTCGATGAATCACCCTGACCTGGCCGATGCCATCAGAGACAGCTTCCCAGAGCGGGTTTCAGCACAGACCTCCTCCCCTTCCACTGCTACTTCCTCACCATCCACAAAAACGTCCGGCAAAAAAAGCCACACAGAGAGTACAAATCGGCGAAAGGATCCCTCGAGAGCTACAAGATCAgctaaaaaaacaaatccagAGCCCAGAACTAAACCTGGGACTCCACGTGAAAATGTTCTGGTGCCACAAATTGGATTAGCCGTGCCACAAAATGATGTTCTTGAACTTCCCAGAAAGCAAAAGATATCACAGAAGAATGTGCTAGATCCTCTGCAGGATGTTCCAGAGTCAGAGGAGCAAGAGGAGACGGTCTTCGGTGCCAGAGGACACAAGAGGACAAAGAGGGGTAATGTTTCTGGTTGTGGAGCCAGCAAAGCTCGTCGTGGTCTTGGCGAGGATCTGGCCTTCAGCAGTGGTCTGGGGTCTGCGGAGGCTGCTGCTTTCCTGAACCACGCAGACAAAGATGCCCCTTCTTCCTCTGACCGTAGCCACTGCAGCTCGGCCATGTTATCCAGACCTACAGCAGAAGGAAGGGAGCAGGACCCCAAATCATCCGCAAGGTCTCGAGAAACTCGGCAAGAGCAGATGGAGAATCCTCAGTCCCCTCCTGCCTCCAGTAGTCACTCCTTCCTCACAGATCTTATCGGAGATACGTCCATTCTTGACGACCTACTGAAACCAACAGCTAGGAGAACCGAACAGAGGGGCACGCTCAAAACAACCCCGACATCATCTGCCTCACACAACACACGACCTGTCACAGCATCAGACAGAGAAACCTCCCTCCCTGATCcaagctcacacacacagactacACGCCAGGTCACTGAACCCACACAGACGGCAAAGGGCACCCGCAAAGACATCTGGGACATCCTCAATGAAGGTAACGAGGAGCGAATCAACAGATTAACAGACCCGGAGGAAGTGCAGAGAGTTTGCATCAAAACTAACTTTGCAAGTAGACCCTGGTCTGAACAGAAGGAGGGTAAAAGTCTGTGGAAAACTAATGAGAAATTCCTTTGGAAGAAATAATTTAGATGAAGCATTTTAGCGTTTACCGAagaattttaagtattttaaagttGCTTGTcctgcaaataaatacatatttattgCAGGCTTATCTTATTAGTTTTCAGACTTCATTTAAACTGTTTATTTGATCGTTTTAATGTTTCAGTTTGTACTttcttaaagattttttttaaatgaaaacataCAGAGTTAACAGTTTGAAAATGAGAAACAAGATACTGATTGTTTATCAAATAAACCAAGTGTTGGCCACCCTGGGtttccaaatctacattttatTGTACAATGGACAGCCCTGCCTGCTTCAGCACTCTTGGCTGAGGCTTGAAATCTTGATCTTTTTGTCCGTTAGCAAAATTGTATTAAAACATTACATTTCTTAAGCTTGATGGAGAAGGAGTACGACAATGAAACACTCAAGAAACCATTAAATGTAGATATCGGATccaaatctctttttttttttttttgattgattgatctgaTTTCTTCCTCTAGTGGCTTTTGGTGGTGCAGAcatgatgattaaaaaaaaaaaaaggtaaatacgGTCAgttccaaatgacaccaaactcaaATGCTTAAAGTCAAAGTGATTTTTGTCTCTACGGGGAACCTCAGCACAGTCATCAGCCAACTTGTAAGGTGCACTATTATTATCCTCAAGCAATAACCGTATGGAAGAATCCACAACAAATCCTGCTGCAAAAGTAGTAATTCAAGCCTTTCCTGCATCCAATATGGAGACAAATTTGTAATACTTGCAATGAggcttttattcatctattgaCTTATTGCGAAACCAGAAAACACAGCGTCCCAAATGATGTTCAAAGAGAAGTAGTGTCTGTCCCCTTTGCTAAATCTCATATCAGTGTTTTCTGTAGGAT
This genomic interval carries:
- the ercc6l2 gene encoding DNA excision repair protein ERCC-6-like 2; this translates as MASTSAHEKATWHEGDCCLAPNPRDGTLRRAQIQRLISTLHNDDTAWVIFSSDAEEEQEEEAVPASKLMRPGLNNFTQEKPLFPGNPADLSLCIPFALSHEDRVPYTINRYLRDYQREGIKFVYNNYIQANGCILGDDMGLGKTVQVIGFLAAVLHKTGTWEDVENNRPLFLQSQIPSKPSNPRKVFLIVAPLSVLYNWKDELDTWGYFQCVVVHGLRKEEELARIHKGRIEIALTTYETLRLCVDQFNKIDWSAVVVDEAHKIKNPNSQITQAMKTLRCKVRIGLTGTILQNNLEELWCVMDWAIPGCLGTLGHFKNKFSDPIEQGQRHSATKRALATARKTVKALVRNISHWFFRRTKALINEQLPKKDDRVVFCSLTDFQQTVYQTVLDSEDVTLLLRSSEKCDCQSGRMRKTCCYKRNSEGVQMKVLYFSYLAILRKVANHAALLQSTPGTSKKQEKYVSSICAKVFQKFPDFVQRCKNEAFEALSDPMYSGKMKVLQKLIKHYLQRKDKILIFSLSTKLLDVLQSYCMAEGLDYSRLDGATKSKERLQIVKDFNSSSHVNLCLVSTLAGGLGLNFVGANVVVLFDPTWNPAHDLQAVDRAYRIGQCRDVTVLRLISLGTVEEIIYLRQVYKQQLQSSVVGEQSARRYFEAVQGHAVHKGELFGMKNLFRLQTHGTCLTSRILEREGQVEAGVMTTRTHRSNEKEEEEAKGDDEARDSLTNAPVSSNEASKDNRDAAKMPGGVLDFSSESETEEELRGLKRKASNLGTDGGNKSGKTTTSPGQISLLQHGFSTLLQRVKDAPVFEEGDSSSSTDGNFFKEDAEDEKIMGNSTGISKTSNTENFPVCLPRSGTKNGDTSIGSERKRGDPGEKRFRLKDGDYTAGKEQGLTNKRRALDEESDDNSSPEKVAQICNLEGYSDESEDLDLEAKKGASSSKNRGEDRGKGKQDGSKIRQTASMRDKARSKYTKDIETFTSSEDELSTPPTGRRAGIPGGVSFTSLKSETRKEKEKIGSIDSLLGGVKEVVFTHSNQRVVGGSKAEELISRAAVRDVFERKMYSQLPANNFLTTQESPSVSQPDSPPCSAAAVMPQRPAVDHPVTFTNKTVHDKGHATVIIGETPKAIRRQQLEEMAEKFRIPSVHQFAVEILRRDSTQRLAWLRQYYTSMNHPDLADAIRDSFPERVSAQTSSPSTATSSPSTKTSGKKSHTESTNRRKDPSRATRSAKKTNPEPRTKPGTPRENVLVPQIGLAVPQNDVLELPRKQKISQKNVLDPLQDVPESEEQEETVFGARGHKRTKRGNVSGCGASKARRGLGEDLAFSSGLGSAEAAAFLNHADKDAPSSSDRSHCSSAMLSRPTAEGREQDPKSSARSRETRQEQMENPQSPPASSSHSFLTDLIGDTSILDDLLKPTARRTEQRGTLKTTPTSSASHNTRPVTASDRETSLPDPSSHTQTTRQVTEPTQTAKGTRKDIWDILNEGNEERINRLTDPEEVQRVCIKTNFASRPWSEQKEGKSLWKTNEKFLWKK